The Corvus moneduloides isolate bCorMon1 chromosome 5, bCorMon1.pri, whole genome shotgun sequence genome includes a region encoding these proteins:
- the MED28 gene encoding mediator of RNA polymerase II transcription subunit 28, producing the protein MAGALGGMFGSQAPGPPPPGPPGPPGLIPPPAGPRNPNNTLVDELEASFEACFASLVSQDYVNGTDQEEIRTGVDQCIQKFLDVARQTECFFLQKRLQLSVQKPEQVIKEDVSELRNELQRKEALIQKHLSKLRHWQQVLEDISVQHKKPAEMPQGPLAYLEQASANIPAPMKQT; encoded by the exons ATGGCGGGCGCGCTGGGCGGGATGTTCGGCTCCCAGGctccggggccgccgccgccggggccgcccggcccgcccggccTCATCCCGCCGCCCGCGGGACCGCGCAACCCCAACAACACGCTGGTGGACGAGCTGGAAGCCTCCTTCGAG GCCTGCTTCGCCTCGCTGGTGAGCCAGGACTACGTGAACGGCACGGACCAGGAGGAGATCCGCACCG GTGTTGATCAGTGCATCCAAAAGTTTCTGGATGTTGCAAGACAAACTGAATGCTTTTTTCTACAAAAAAGACTGCAGCTATCAGTCCAGAAACCAGAACAAGTAATTAAAGAG GATGTTTCAGAATTAAGAAATGAATTGCAGAGAAAAGAAGCATTAATTCAGAAGCATTTGAGTAAACTGCGACACTGGCAACAGGTCCTGGAAGACATCAGTGTGCAGCACAAAAAGCCTGCAGAAATGCCTCAAGGTCCATTAGCTTACCTAGAACAAGCATCTGCGAATATTCCTGCTCCAATGAAGCAAACATAA